From Proteus vulgaris:
AAGCATGCGCCTAAACGTGTAGGTCGTGGTATTGGTTCTGGCTTAGGTAAAACTGGCGGACGTGGTCACAAGGGTCAGAAGTCTCGTTCTGGCGGTGGCGTACGTCGTGGTTTTGAAGGCGGCCAGATGCCTTTATATCGTCGTTTACCAAAATTTGGTTTTACTTCACGTAAATCTTTCGTGACTGCGGAAATCCGCCTGTCTGATTTAGCTTACGTTGAAGGCGATGTAATCGATCTGAATGCACTGAAAGCCGCAAACGTTGTTGGCCCACAGATTGAATTTGCAAAATTAATTCTGTCTGGCGAGGTTAACCGTGCAGTGACTATTCGTGGTCTGCGTGTTACCAAAGGTGCCCGTGCAGCAATCGAATCAGCTGGCGGTAAAATTGAGGAATAAGTGACAGATGGCTAAACAACCAGGTTTAGATTTTCAGAGTGCTAAAGGTGGTGTTGGTGAACTAAAACGCAGACTTTTGTTTGTTCTTGGTGCACTAATTGTCTTTAGGATTGGCTCTTTTATTCCTATCCCTGGTATTGATGCCACTGTGCTTGCCAAATTGCTCGATCAGCAAAAAGGCACCATCATTGAAATGTTTAACATGTTCTCTGGTGGTGCTCTTAGCCGTGCTTCTATCTTTGCGCTGGGTATCATGCCTTATATTTCGGCATCGATTATTATCCAACTTTTATCAGTGGTTAACCCTCGGTTAGCAGAGATTAAGAAGGAAGGGGAGGCCGGTCGTCGTAAGATCAGCCAATATACCCGTTATGGTACTTTGGTGCTGGCGATATTCCAATCAATTGGTATCGCAACAGGCTTACCGAATATGCCAGGAATGCAAGGTCTGGTAATTAATCCAGGTCTACCATTCTATATTACGGCTGTTGTGAGCTTAGTCACTGGGACAATGTTCCTAATGTGGTTAGGTGAGCAAATCACTGAACGTGGTATTGGTAACGGTATCTCAATCATTATTTTTGCGGGTATCGTTGCAGGTCTTCCGCCTGCCATTGGTCAAACCATCGAGCAGGCACGGCAAGGCGAACTGCACTTCCTCCTGTTATTGTTGGTTGCAGTATTGGTGTTCGCGGTTACTTTCTTTGTTGTTTTTGTAGAAAGAGGACAACGTCGTATCGTTGTTAACTATGCAAAACGTCAACAAGGGCGTAGAATATACGCGGCACAAAGTACACATCTACCACTTAAAGTAAATATGGCGGGTGTTATACCAGCAATTTTTGCTTCAAGTATTATCCTGTTTCCTGGTACAATAACCTCTTGGTTTGGCGATGGTACAGGGTGGGGTTGGCTGACGACGATTTCTTTAAATCTACAGCCTGGTCAACCTATTTATGTGTTACTA
This genomic window contains:
- the rplO gene encoding 50S ribosomal protein L15 — encoded protein: MRLNTLSPAEGAKHAPKRVGRGIGSGLGKTGGRGHKGQKSRSGGGVRRGFEGGQMPLYRRLPKFGFTSRKSFVTAEIRLSDLAYVEGDVIDLNALKAANVVGPQIEFAKLILSGEVNRAVTIRGLRVTKGARAAIESAGGKIEE
- the secY gene encoding preprotein translocase subunit SecY, translated to MAKQPGLDFQSAKGGVGELKRRLLFVLGALIVFRIGSFIPIPGIDATVLAKLLDQQKGTIIEMFNMFSGGALSRASIFALGIMPYISASIIIQLLSVVNPRLAEIKKEGEAGRRKISQYTRYGTLVLAIFQSIGIATGLPNMPGMQGLVINPGLPFYITAVVSLVTGTMFLMWLGEQITERGIGNGISIIIFAGIVAGLPPAIGQTIEQARQGELHFLLLLLVAVLVFAVTFFVVFVERGQRRIVVNYAKRQQGRRIYAAQSTHLPLKVNMAGVIPAIFASSIILFPGTITSWFGDGTGWGWLTTISLNLQPGQPIYVLLYAAAIIFFCFFYTALVFNPRETADNLKKSGAFVPGIRPGEQTAKYIDKVMTRLTLIGALYITFICLIPEFMRDAMKVPFYFGGTSLLIVVVVIMDFMAQVQTLLMSSQYESALKKANLKG